In the genome of Hymenobacter cellulosivorans, one region contains:
- a CDS encoding MFS transporter, with amino-acid sequence MKFLTRTIWLLSLVSLFTDLASEMLYPVMPLYLKSIGFSVVFIGVLEGLAEAVAGLSKGYFGQWSDRLGRRRPFVQWGYGLSALSKPLLAVLAAPWWVFLVRALDRLGKGLRTGARDALLADEAPTGQRAAVFGFHRALDTLGAVVGPAAALLWLSQHPGQYRLLFVLAFLPGLLAVLVTLLVREKQQAPSGQPVRPFWASFEYWQRAPVSYRRVAGALLLFALVNSSDALLLLLARQQGLSDPAVIGVYIVYNLVYAVAALPAGLLADRLGPGRILPVGLLLFALVYGVATQLHSWQSFGVLFGLYGLYAAATEGVGKAWLSQLCSPTDKGAALGTFAGLSSLAALGASTLTGLVWQLLGASAAFGLSAVVATAVAGYIAFGPRHSTQ; translated from the coding sequence ATGAAATTTCTCACCCGCACCATCTGGCTGCTTTCCCTGGTTAGCCTGTTTACCGACCTGGCCAGCGAGATGCTGTACCCGGTGATGCCGCTTTACCTGAAAAGTATTGGGTTTTCGGTTGTCTTCATCGGCGTGCTGGAAGGCCTGGCCGAAGCCGTGGCCGGCCTGAGCAAAGGGTACTTCGGCCAGTGGTCCGACCGGCTCGGGCGACGCCGGCCTTTCGTGCAGTGGGGCTACGGCCTGAGCGCTTTGTCGAAGCCTTTGCTGGCGGTACTGGCCGCGCCCTGGTGGGTGTTCCTGGTGCGGGCCCTGGACCGGCTGGGTAAGGGCCTGCGGACCGGAGCCCGCGACGCGCTGCTGGCCGATGAGGCTCCCACGGGCCAGCGGGCCGCGGTTTTTGGCTTTCACCGCGCCCTGGATACGCTGGGCGCAGTCGTGGGGCCAGCCGCGGCGCTGCTATGGCTGAGTCAGCACCCGGGTCAGTACCGGCTGCTTTTTGTACTGGCCTTTCTGCCCGGCCTGCTGGCGGTTTTGGTTACGCTCTTGGTGCGCGAAAAGCAGCAGGCGCCGTCGGGCCAGCCGGTTCGACCATTCTGGGCTTCGTTTGAATACTGGCAGCGGGCTCCGGTCAGCTACCGGCGAGTGGCGGGGGCCTTGCTTCTGTTTGCCCTGGTCAACAGCTCCGACGCCCTGCTGCTGCTGCTGGCGCGACAGCAGGGCCTCTCCGACCCGGCCGTTATCGGGGTATATATCGTTTACAATTTGGTATATGCCGTGGCGGCCCTACCAGCGGGTTTGCTGGCCGACCGCCTGGGTCCGGGTCGGATATTACCCGTGGGCTTACTGCTGTTTGCCCTGGTCTACGGCGTGGCCACGCAGCTGCACTCGTGGCAGTCTTTCGGTGTTTTGTTTGGCCTCTACGGTCTGTACGCCGCCGCTACCGAGGGCGTAGGCAAAGCCTGGTTGAGCCAGCTGTGTTCCCCCACCGATAAAGGGGCCGCGCTGGGTACTTTCGCAGGTCTGAGCAGCCTGGCAGCACTGGGAGCCAGCACCCTAACCGGCCTCGTATGGCAGCTGCTCGG
- the rpsT gene encoding 30S ribosomal protein S20: protein MANHKSALKRIRSNEAKRVLNRYQAKSTRTAVKKLRATTDATEAQELLKKVSSMLDRLAKKNIIHKNKAANNKSKLAKFVKSLAA, encoded by the coding sequence ATGGCAAATCATAAGTCGGCCCTCAAGCGCATCCGTTCCAACGAAGCGAAGCGCGTGTTGAACCGTTATCAGGCTAAATCGACCCGCACCGCTGTTAAGAAGCTGCGCGCCACCACCGATGCTACCGAAGCACAAGAGCTGCTGAAGAAAGTGTCGTCGATGCTGGATCGTCTGGCCAAGAAGAACATCATTCACAAGAACAAAGCCGCCAACAACAAGTCGAAGCTGGCTAAGTTCGTGAAGTCGCTGGCTGCCTAA
- a CDS encoding T9SS type A sorting domain-containing protein, translated as MKNLYCLLIIGVGLGQQAAQAQQWRPFRANQDVHAFRGASADTVFTMRLDSAGVQGTDSVYYFNRTMRRANTSNAPWQKSRNNKLGKLMRYDQATRTYSLYWDGGPTTGNTLDQTLVLKPFARVGETWNSLFTDYGVTTTLISRGMQVLDGVTDSVATFRFSTGATVVLSKNNGLVSAPLNLLFGVTNAKTLTLARRPGPAGQSYYNPLALLDLQPGNELGYYREPLIYSTFACYTGQSLRRVLTRQLTADSLIYTFQQQSYITYSSAPGCNGTGIPTVSPVQVVRLAASLRTGKWAGGSGSNSTLIPAAADLLAYEYRVVPGSFPRVLIGYPVITTSTGGSSCSAPALLQQQELYGSGNGNYFQYPAIDAPGWTQRLGPGIGITRQSEQQLTYFRRTVNGVDQTCGSRSSFGTLLPSQVAQRPAVGELYPNPAPGLATLRLAIPAQAAASVRVLDKLGRCVLTEPLVAGQQEVELSLQDLAAGLYLVEVPAARGGHQHLKLQHTR; from the coding sequence ATGAAAAACTTATACTGCTTACTGATAATTGGAGTCGGTCTGGGGCAACAAGCGGCTCAGGCCCAGCAATGGCGGCCGTTTCGTGCCAACCAAGACGTGCACGCCTTTCGCGGGGCCTCAGCCGACACAGTCTTTACCATGCGCCTGGACTCGGCAGGCGTGCAGGGCACTGATTCGGTGTATTATTTCAACCGTACCATGCGCCGCGCCAACACAAGTAACGCGCCGTGGCAAAAGTCGCGCAACAATAAGCTGGGCAAGCTCATGCGCTACGACCAGGCTACGCGCACCTATTCGCTGTACTGGGACGGTGGCCCGACGACGGGCAATACGCTCGACCAGACGCTGGTGCTCAAGCCCTTTGCACGGGTAGGCGAAACCTGGAATAGCCTTTTTACCGACTACGGGGTGACGACCACGCTCATTTCGCGCGGCATGCAGGTGCTCGACGGTGTGACGGACTCCGTGGCTACTTTCCGCTTCAGCACGGGTGCTACCGTGGTGCTGAGCAAGAACAACGGCTTAGTATCGGCCCCGCTGAATTTGCTGTTCGGCGTCACTAATGCTAAAACCCTGACCCTGGCCCGGCGGCCGGGGCCAGCGGGGCAGAGCTATTACAACCCGCTGGCCTTGCTTGATTTGCAGCCCGGCAATGAACTGGGTTACTATCGGGAGCCACTTATCTACAGCACCTTTGCCTGCTATACCGGGCAGTCGTTGCGCCGTGTGCTGACCCGGCAACTGACGGCAGACAGCCTGATTTATACTTTTCAGCAGCAGAGCTACATAACCTATAGTTCAGCTCCGGGCTGCAACGGCACAGGCATTCCGACAGTCTCGCCGGTGCAGGTAGTACGGCTGGCGGCTTCGCTCCGTACGGGCAAATGGGCTGGCGGTTCGGGTTCTAATAGTACGCTCATACCTGCCGCCGCTGATTTGTTAGCCTATGAATACCGGGTAGTACCCGGCTCGTTTCCCAGGGTGCTAATTGGCTATCCGGTCATAACCACTTCTACTGGTGGCAGCAGCTGCAGTGCTCCAGCGCTGTTGCAACAGCAGGAATTGTACGGGTCCGGCAATGGCAATTACTTTCAGTATCCCGCTATTGACGCGCCGGGCTGGACGCAGCGCCTGGGCCCAGGCATCGGCATCACCCGGCAGTCGGAACAGCAGTTGACTTACTTCCGTCGTACCGTGAATGGCGTGGATCAGACCTGCGGCAGCCGCAGCAGCTTCGGTACGCTGCTGCCCAGCCAGGTTGCCCAACGGCCGGCCGTTGGCGAGCTGTATCCGAACCCTGCCCCCGGGCTGGCCACACTGCGGCTAGCCATTCCAGCCCAGGCCGCGGCTTCGGTGCGGGTGCTCGATAAGCTGGGTCGCTGCGTGCTCACTGAGCCCCTGGTGGCCGGGCAGCAGGAGGTGGAGTTGTCTTTACAGGATTTGGCGGCAGGACTCTACTTGGTAGAAGTGCCCGCGGCCCGTGGCGGGCACCAGCATCTGAAGCTGCAGCATACCCGGTAG
- a CDS encoding T9SS type A sorting domain-containing protein, which yields MKKRYSLVLAALCGIVTVGQAQSWKPFRTGLIYAYQSSPASVTNDIHTLRVDSTYTTLSGDSVFAFNRIMRRAPGGDQGLFYKSRNNLFGMRMQWRPGTSEYQLFVAADPTAGQSAYSLLLRPRAAVGSTWAANSGSLVTATLTSRSLQSFGSPAVTDSLAVIMLSNGQVLRLSRRYGLVSATELVSPSSSAAKDYVQAALPAPLLESAYSPLKIFDMQPGDELGYVDEPFSYGGLPCSRTYKLRRIKTRQQTADSLIYTYQEQSRTQTYGVPNCGSPVGSSTTPISNGRLAVSLRTGQTQQYSIVFSALPMLSGEYRVASNTGNDTRLIVGIGLVYQSLGNCAGSGRNIGYQVMYPFNNTPGMYWRGLDALAVGQSFSPVLGLGDVFTHSTSLQYYTRTRGGTTTTCGTRSDYVTLLLARVAQLAPGFQAFPNPATEAVELQLAAPAQPGTSVVVQDAVGRLVWRAAVPAGQTSVPVSLRNKPAGIYLLQLQTATGTAGTVRVQKLP from the coding sequence ATGAAAAAACGCTACTCTTTAGTGCTTGCCGCGCTTTGTGGCATAGTCACCGTTGGGCAGGCCCAAAGCTGGAAGCCTTTCCGAACTGGCCTGATCTACGCCTATCAGTCCAGCCCGGCCAGTGTGACCAACGATATCCACACGTTGCGGGTCGACTCAACCTACACCACCCTGAGCGGTGACTCGGTCTTTGCCTTCAACCGCATAATGCGGCGGGCTCCCGGCGGTGACCAGGGCTTGTTCTACAAAAGCCGTAACAACCTGTTTGGCATGCGGATGCAGTGGCGCCCCGGTACTTCAGAGTATCAGCTTTTTGTGGCAGCCGATCCTACTGCCGGCCAGAGTGCCTACAGTCTGCTACTGCGCCCGCGCGCGGCAGTAGGCAGCACCTGGGCGGCCAACTCGGGCTCCCTGGTGACGGCCACGCTGACCAGCCGCTCGCTGCAGAGCTTTGGCAGTCCGGCCGTAACGGACAGTCTTGCCGTCATTATGCTCAGCAATGGCCAAGTGCTGCGCCTGAGCCGGCGCTACGGGCTCGTATCGGCCACGGAGTTGGTATCCCCAAGCTCAAGCGCCGCGAAAGACTACGTGCAGGCTGCCCTGCCAGCGCCACTGCTGGAATCGGCCTACAGCCCGTTGAAGATTTTCGATATGCAGCCCGGGGATGAATTGGGCTACGTGGATGAGCCGTTCAGCTACGGCGGCTTGCCCTGCTCGCGCACCTACAAGCTGCGCCGCATCAAAACCCGTCAACAAACCGCCGATAGCCTGATCTATACTTATCAGGAACAGAGCCGCACCCAAACGTACGGCGTGCCAAACTGCGGTAGTCCAGTTGGCAGCAGCACCACACCCATAAGCAACGGGCGGCTGGCCGTTTCGCTACGCACTGGTCAGACCCAACAGTATAGCATTGTTTTCTCGGCCCTGCCCATGCTTTCGGGCGAGTACCGGGTGGCTTCCAATACCGGCAACGATACTCGCCTTATTGTGGGTATAGGCCTGGTATACCAGAGTCTGGGCAACTGCGCCGGCTCGGGCCGCAACATCGGCTATCAGGTCATGTATCCCTTTAACAATACCCCGGGCATGTACTGGCGCGGCCTGGATGCCCTGGCGGTAGGTCAAAGCTTTTCTCCCGTGCTCGGTCTGGGGGACGTATTCACTCATTCCACCTCTCTGCAGTATTACACCCGCACCCGCGGCGGTACTACCACTACCTGCGGCACCCGCAGCGACTATGTCACGCTGCTGCTCGCCCGAGTAGCGCAACTGGCTCCAGGCTTTCAGGCTTTCCCCAATCCGGCAACCGAAGCAGTAGAGCTGCAGCTGGCAGCTCCTGCTCAGCCTGGTACCAGTGTAGTGGTACAGGATGCCGTAGGCCGGCTGGTGTGGCGCGCCGCGGTGCCTGCTGGGCAAACCAGCGTGCCAGTGTCCTTGCGCAATAAGCCGGCTGGAATCTATCTGCTCCAGCTGCAAACCGCTACCGGCACGGCCGGCACCGTGCGGGTTCAAAAGCTACCATAA
- the pyk gene encoding pyruvate kinase, with product MEQTPHFNKVKIVATVGPASNTYDKLGMLIREGVDVFRLNFSHGSHEDHLSVINTVRRLNKDMRTHVGLLQDLQGPKIRLGEVEGGGVEIKAGDKIKLVCGEKEITTATRLSTIYLGLARDVKPGDMILIDDGKIELRVLATDRDKEVDVEVIYGGLVKPRKGINLPDSEVSAPSMTEKDIEDLKFGLENDVDWIALSFARRADDIRFIKSLIAESGKTARVIAKIETPEGLKNLDEIIALTDAVMVARGDLGVEVKMEEVPMAQKMIVEKCNKAGKPVIVATQMMESMITAPRPTRAETSDVANAVIDGADAVMLSAETAVGAYPGEVIRSMVATILSVETRMPSLFNRWHPITPESPSFMVDSVLSAACHLAKNTGAKAITGMTHRGYTAFQIAKYRPKANIFIFTDNRPLLTTLSLIWGVRGFYYDRMLSTDGTVSDIKYILTTTGNLNKGDVFINTASMPINEKGKTNMVKVSVA from the coding sequence ATGGAACAGACCCCTCATTTTAATAAAGTCAAGATCGTGGCCACCGTGGGCCCCGCCTCCAACACCTACGACAAGCTGGGCATGCTCATCCGCGAAGGCGTGGACGTGTTTCGTCTCAACTTCTCGCACGGCTCCCACGAAGACCATCTGTCGGTAATCAACACTGTGCGCCGCCTCAACAAGGATATGCGCACGCACGTGGGGTTGCTGCAGGATTTGCAGGGTCCCAAGATTCGCCTGGGTGAGGTAGAAGGCGGCGGCGTCGAAATCAAGGCCGGCGATAAGATTAAGCTGGTGTGCGGCGAAAAGGAAATCACGACGGCCACCCGCCTGAGCACGATTTACCTGGGCCTGGCCCGCGACGTGAAGCCCGGCGACATGATCCTGATTGACGACGGCAAGATTGAGCTGCGCGTACTGGCCACCGACCGCGACAAGGAGGTAGATGTAGAGGTAATCTACGGCGGCCTGGTGAAGCCCCGCAAGGGCATCAACCTGCCCGACTCCGAAGTATCGGCTCCCTCGATGACGGAGAAGGATATTGAGGATCTGAAATTTGGTCTGGAAAACGATGTGGACTGGATTGCCCTCTCGTTTGCCCGCCGCGCCGATGATATCCGCTTTATCAAGAGCCTGATTGCCGAAAGCGGCAAGACGGCCCGCGTCATTGCCAAAATCGAGACGCCAGAAGGCCTCAAGAACCTCGACGAAATCATTGCCCTGACCGATGCCGTGATGGTAGCCCGTGGCGACCTGGGCGTGGAGGTAAAGATGGAGGAGGTGCCGATGGCCCAGAAAATGATTGTGGAGAAGTGCAACAAGGCCGGCAAACCGGTAATCGTGGCAACCCAGATGATGGAAAGCATGATTACGGCCCCCCGCCCCACTCGCGCCGAAACCAGCGACGTGGCCAACGCCGTTATCGACGGTGCCGATGCCGTAATGCTGTCGGCCGAAACGGCTGTGGGCGCCTACCCGGGCGAAGTAATCCGCTCGATGGTAGCCACTATTCTGAGCGTGGAAACCCGCATGCCGAGCCTGTTCAACCGTTGGCACCCCATCACGCCCGAGTCGCCTTCTTTCATGGTCGACAGCGTGCTGTCGGCGGCTTGCCACCTGGCTAAGAACACCGGCGCCAAGGCTATTACCGGCATGACGCACCGCGGCTACACGGCCTTCCAGATTGCCAAGTACCGGCCCAAGGCTAACATTTTCATCTTCACCGACAACCGCCCCCTGCTTACGACCCTGAGCCTGATCTGGGGTGTGCGCGGCTTCTATTACGACCGGATGCTGAGCACCGACGGCACCGTATCGGACATCAAGTACATCCTGACCACGACCGGCAACCTCAACAAGGGTGACGTGTTCATCAACACCGCTTCGATGCCCATCAACGAGAAGGGCAAGACCAATATGGTGAAGGTAAGCGTGGCGTAA
- a CDS encoding IPExxxVDY family protein, translating to MKTLTLDVEYDCDFDLFGIVSSSREHKLAWTLNSILRLRLVKQQDLIYDLFAQGRLVISNYLHATENSTLRLLRNRSVDPSPLKKPFLAPDIKEYDYLIQVSNGAGPLAPEELLEQLTRLPEVQYACQFDPNTLKFKENLLF from the coding sequence ATGAAAACGCTCACCCTGGATGTAGAATACGATTGTGACTTCGACTTGTTCGGCATTGTGTCGTCGAGCCGGGAACACAAGCTGGCCTGGACGCTCAACAGTATCCTGCGCCTGCGGCTGGTGAAGCAACAGGATCTGATTTACGATTTATTTGCCCAGGGCCGCCTGGTTATCAGCAATTACCTGCATGCCACTGAGAACAGCACCCTGCGCCTACTGCGCAACCGCTCGGTAGACCCCTCCCCGCTGAAAAAGCCCTTTCTGGCCCCCGATATCAAGGAGTACGACTACCTGATTCAGGTCAGCAACGGGGCCGGGCCGCTGGCGCCGGAGGAATTGCTGGAGCAGCTTACCCGCCTGCCCGAGGTGCAGTACGCCTGCCAATTCGACCCGAATACGTTAAAATTCAAAGAAAATCTGCTCTTTTGA
- a CDS encoding acyl carrier protein, whose protein sequence is MSEIAEKVKAIIIDKLGVEASEVTPEASFTNDLGADSLDTVELIMEFEKEFNVSIPDDQAENIATVGQAVSYLEEHAK, encoded by the coding sequence ATGTCTGAAATTGCAGAAAAAGTAAAAGCCATTATCATCGATAAGCTTGGTGTTGAAGCGTCGGAAGTAACGCCCGAGGCGAGCTTCACCAACGACCTGGGTGCTGATTCCCTGGACACCGTCGAGCTGATCATGGAGTTCGAAAAGGAGTTCAACGTGTCTATCCCCGACGATCAGGCTGAAAACATTGCCACCGTTGGTCAGGCTGTCAGCTACCTGGAAGAGCACGCTAAGTAA
- the fabF gene encoding beta-ketoacyl-ACP synthase II: protein MSLRRVVVTGLGAITPLGKNVAEFWDGLSRGVSGAAAITRFDASKFKTRFACEVKNYNPDDYFPTKEGRKMDLFTQFAVIASDEAIKDANLEGVNKDRVGVIWGSGIGGLKTFQEECFNFAKGDGTPRYNPFFIPKMIADSASGNISIKNGFRGPNFVTTSACASSSDAIVAAYNYIRLGMADVAVTGGSEAAITEAGVGGFNALKAMSERNDDPQSGSRPYDKDRDGFVLGEGSGALVVEEYEHAKARGAKIYAEIIGGGLSSDAYHITAPDPTGEGVVLVMQNALRDAGIGPEEVDYINTHGTSTPLGDGAEIKAIQKVFGEHAYNLNISSTKSMTGHLLGGAGGIEALASILAIQHGIVPPTINHFTDDPELDARLNFTFNEAQQREVTVAMSNTFGFGGHNTSVVFRKLRD, encoded by the coding sequence ATGTCTCTTCGGAGAGTTGTTGTGACCGGCCTTGGTGCCATTACCCCGTTGGGCAAGAACGTCGCCGAATTTTGGGACGGTTTGTCGCGTGGGGTAAGCGGTGCGGCCGCCATCACCCGCTTCGACGCCAGCAAGTTTAAAACGCGCTTTGCCTGCGAGGTAAAAAACTACAATCCTGACGACTACTTTCCGACCAAGGAAGGTCGGAAAATGGACCTCTTTACGCAGTTTGCCGTCATTGCCAGCGACGAAGCCATTAAGGATGCCAATCTGGAAGGCGTAAACAAGGACCGCGTCGGCGTTATCTGGGGTTCGGGCATTGGGGGCCTGAAAACCTTCCAGGAGGAGTGCTTCAACTTCGCCAAAGGCGACGGCACCCCACGCTACAACCCGTTCTTTATTCCGAAGATGATTGCCGACAGCGCGTCGGGTAACATCTCGATTAAGAACGGTTTCCGCGGCCCGAACTTCGTCACGACCTCGGCCTGTGCCTCGTCGTCAGATGCCATCGTGGCGGCTTACAACTACATCCGCCTCGGTATGGCCGACGTGGCCGTCACTGGCGGCTCGGAAGCTGCTATTACCGAGGCCGGGGTAGGGGGCTTTAATGCCCTCAAAGCCATGAGTGAGCGGAACGACGACCCGCAATCGGGTTCCCGCCCCTACGACAAAGACCGGGACGGTTTCGTCTTGGGCGAAGGCAGCGGGGCCCTGGTAGTGGAGGAATACGAGCACGCCAAAGCTCGCGGCGCCAAGATCTACGCCGAAATCATCGGCGGCGGCCTGTCGTCGGATGCTTATCACATTACCGCTCCTGACCCCACAGGTGAGGGCGTGGTATTGGTAATGCAGAATGCTTTGCGGGACGCCGGTATCGGTCCGGAAGAAGTTGATTACATCAACACCCACGGCACGAGCACGCCGCTGGGCGACGGGGCCGAAATCAAGGCTATCCAAAAAGTGTTTGGCGAGCATGCCTACAACCTCAACATCAGCTCGACCAAGAGCATGACCGGCCATTTGCTGGGCGGTGCGGGCGGTATTGAGGCGCTGGCCAGCATTCTGGCTATCCAGCACGGCATTGTGCCCCCGACCATCAACCATTTCACCGACGACCCCGAGCTGGATGCCCGCCTGAACTTCACGTTCAACGAGGCCCAGCAGCGGGAGGTGACGGTAGCCATGAGCAACACCTTCGGGTTTGGCGGCCACAACACGTCGGTGGTATTCCGCAAGCTGCGCGACTAA
- the rnc gene encoding ribonuclease III: MLRPGQPLPLFGFFRRLLGQDRAFRQAIATVIGRTPDNVRLYHLAFTHSSVVRQQGDTARHQSNERLEFLGDAVLGAVVAEYLFRKFPYEQEGFLTELRSRIVNRESLNGLALKIGLDKLVQLDPAQGRAARSRSVNGNALEALVGAIYLDQGYKAARKFVLTRLIKPFIDVKSLIETTANFKSKLIEWAQRQGKTIRYDLTGQPRSGGVMEFSATVMLDDEPVATGMGLSKKQAEQLAAERALAALGV; this comes from the coding sequence ATGCTGCGACCAGGTCAGCCACTACCGCTCTTCGGATTTTTCCGGCGGCTGCTGGGGCAGGACCGAGCTTTTCGCCAAGCCATTGCTACGGTAATCGGCCGCACGCCTGACAACGTGCGGCTTTACCATTTAGCCTTCACCCATTCCTCGGTGGTGCGGCAGCAGGGTGACACGGCCCGGCACCAAAGCAACGAGCGACTGGAGTTTCTCGGCGATGCCGTGTTGGGCGCGGTGGTGGCCGAGTATCTGTTCCGCAAGTTTCCCTACGAGCAGGAAGGCTTCCTGACCGAGCTCCGGTCCCGCATTGTCAACCGGGAAAGCCTGAACGGGCTGGCTCTGAAAATCGGACTCGATAAGCTCGTGCAGCTCGACCCGGCCCAGGGTCGTGCCGCTCGTTCCCGCTCCGTGAATGGCAACGCGCTGGAAGCTTTGGTCGGCGCCATTTACCTCGATCAGGGCTACAAAGCAGCCCGCAAATTCGTGCTGACCCGCCTGATCAAGCCGTTTATTGACGTCAAGTCGTTGATTGAAACCACGGCCAACTTTAAGAGCAAACTCATTGAGTGGGCTCAGCGCCAGGGCAAAACCATCCGCTACGATTTGACGGGCCAGCCCCGCTCAGGCGGCGTGATGGAGTTTTCGGCCACGGTCATGCTGGACGATGAGCCGGTGGCAACGGGCATGGGCTTGTCGAAAAAACAGGCTGAGCAGCTGGCCGCCGAGCGGGCTTTGGCCGCGTTGGGCGTCTAG
- the nadE gene encoding NAD(+) synthase: protein MRLAGAALNQIPFDWQHNLRTIKEALDQAKAAGVELLCLPELCLTGYGCEDLFLSDWLSLEALEYLQQIRPWTEGIAVCVGLPVRLEGRTYNTAAVLRDGEILGFAAKQFLANDGVHYEPRFFNSWRAGETGTVSWEGQQWPIGDIVFEHKGVRFGFEICEDAWRPDNERPACRLKGRVDLIVNPSASHFAMSKTDVRYNLVLNASRNFDCTYLYANLLGNEAGRMIYDGEILVARNGHLLMRNQLLSFKEVDMECVDVDFSTPLEPAESITPLPEPDEYRELNQALSLALFDYMRKARTRGFVLSLSGGADSCMCAVGVAEMVRLGTQEIGTAEFMRRSGCFTADDIARIAGPAEPQPDQAAPGPKDASHSRPDAEQQRRQQEITGHLLTCAYQGTVNSSDDTFNSAKELADSIGAVFYNWGIDEEVTGYVGKIEHALGRELTWKTDDLALQNIQARVRAPAIWLLANVQNALLITTSNRSEASVGYCTMDGDTAGSISPIAGVDKDFVKKWLRWAETELNYPGLRHVNALQPTAELRPQEDKQTDERDLMPYILLNRIERLAFYNRLSPQQVYATLLQEEKDTDPEQLKTYVKRFYSLWSRNQWKRERFAPAFHLDDYNVDPRSWLRFPILSGGFTQELNSL, encoded by the coding sequence ATGAGACTAGCCGGCGCCGCCCTTAACCAGATACCTTTTGATTGGCAACATAATCTGCGCACTATCAAAGAAGCCCTGGACCAGGCCAAGGCCGCGGGCGTGGAGCTGCTGTGCCTGCCGGAGCTGTGCCTGACCGGCTACGGCTGTGAAGACCTGTTTCTAAGCGACTGGCTTTCCCTAGAGGCCCTGGAATATCTGCAGCAAATCCGGCCCTGGACGGAAGGTATTGCGGTGTGCGTGGGCTTGCCGGTGCGGCTGGAAGGGCGCACGTATAATACGGCCGCCGTGCTGCGCGACGGCGAAATCCTAGGCTTTGCGGCCAAGCAGTTCCTGGCCAACGACGGCGTGCACTATGAGCCCCGCTTCTTCAATTCCTGGCGGGCCGGCGAAACCGGTACCGTGAGCTGGGAAGGACAGCAGTGGCCCATCGGTGACATCGTCTTTGAGCACAAGGGTGTGCGGTTTGGCTTCGAAATCTGTGAGGATGCCTGGCGGCCCGACAACGAGCGGCCCGCCTGCCGCCTCAAGGGCCGGGTGGATTTGATTGTGAATCCATCGGCCAGCCATTTTGCCATGAGCAAAACCGACGTGCGCTATAATCTGGTGCTGAATGCCTCGCGCAATTTCGACTGCACCTACCTCTACGCCAACCTGCTGGGCAATGAGGCGGGCCGGATGATTTACGACGGTGAAATTCTGGTGGCCCGCAACGGCCATTTGCTGATGCGTAACCAGCTACTAAGCTTCAAGGAAGTAGATATGGAGTGTGTGGATGTGGATTTCAGTACGCCATTGGAGCCTGCTGAAAGCATTACCCCGCTGCCGGAGCCCGACGAGTACCGGGAGCTAAACCAGGCCCTGAGCCTGGCGTTGTTTGACTACATGCGCAAGGCCCGCACCCGCGGCTTCGTGCTCAGCCTCAGTGGCGGGGCCGACTCCTGCATGTGCGCCGTGGGCGTGGCCGAAATGGTGCGTCTGGGCACCCAGGAAATCGGGACGGCCGAATTTATGCGCCGCTCCGGCTGCTTTACCGCCGACGATATTGCCCGTATTGCTGGCCCGGCCGAGCCTCAACCTGACCAGGCCGCACCTGGGCCGAAAGACGCCTCGCACAGCCGGCCTGATGCCGAGCAGCAGCGGCGGCAGCAAGAAATCACCGGCCACCTGCTCACCTGCGCCTATCAGGGCACCGTCAACTCTTCCGACGACACCTTCAACTCGGCCAAAGAGCTGGCCGACTCCATTGGGGCCGTGTTCTACAACTGGGGCATTGATGAGGAAGTAACCGGCTACGTGGGCAAGATTGAGCACGCCCTGGGCCGGGAGCTGACCTGGAAAACCGACGATTTGGCGCTGCAGAACATTCAGGCCCGGGTGCGCGCCCCTGCCATCTGGCTGCTGGCCAACGTGCAGAATGCCTTGCTCATCACCACATCTAACCGCTCGGAGGCCTCGGTGGGCTACTGCACCATGGACGGCGACACAGCCGGCAGTATCTCGCCCATTGCCGGCGTCGATAAGGACTTCGTGAAAAAGTGGCTGCGCTGGGCCGAAACCGAGCTCAACTACCCCGGCCTGCGCCACGTGAATGCTTTGCAGCCCACGGCCGAACTGCGGCCCCAGGAAGACAAGCAAACCGACGAGCGGGATTTGATGCCCTACATTCTGCTCAACCGCATCGAGCGGCTGGCTTTCTACAACCGCCTGAGCCCGCAGCAGGTGTACGCCACGCTGCTGCAGGAGGAGAAGGACACGGACCCCGAGCAGCTCAAAACCTACGTGAAGCGCTTCTATTCGCTTTGGTCGCGCAACCAGTGGAAGCGGGAGCGGTTTGCCCCGGCCTTCCACCTCGACGACTACAACGTAGATCCCCGCTCGTGGCTGCGCTTCCCGATTTTGAGCGGCGGCTTCACCCAGGAGCTCAACAGCCTGTAG